The Oscillospiraceae bacterium genome contains a region encoding:
- a CDS encoding putative transcriptional regulatory protein, with product MSGHSKWNNIKRKKEKTDGQKAKLFTKVGREIAVAVRAGGGDPASNGKLRDLVAKAKSLNVPNDNIQRIIKRAEGGEKDNYESITYEGYGPCGIAMMVETLTDNRNRTAANLRHYFDKFGGNLGNMGCVSFLFTQKGVIVLDGEGLDEEKVMEDCFDAGAEDFDMGDDVVEVTTSPEDFSAVRQALEDKGYSFISADVAMVPATYTALAGEDDQKNMAKLLDALEDDDDVQNVWHNLENEEDLDR from the coding sequence ATGTCCGGACATAGTAAATGGAACAACATCAAACGCAAAAAAGAGAAGACCGACGGCCAAAAGGCCAAGCTCTTTACAAAGGTGGGCCGCGAGATCGCGGTGGCTGTGCGCGCGGGCGGCGGCGACCCGGCTTCCAACGGGAAGCTGCGGGATCTTGTTGCCAAAGCGAAAAGCCTGAATGTTCCCAACGACAACATCCAGCGGATCATCAAGCGGGCCGAAGGCGGGGAAAAGGACAACTATGAGTCCATTACCTATGAAGGATACGGCCCCTGCGGGATTGCCATGATGGTGGAGACCCTGACCGACAACCGCAACCGCACCGCCGCCAACCTGCGCCATTACTTTGACAAGTTCGGCGGCAACCTGGGCAACATGGGGTGCGTGAGCTTTTTGTTTACCCAAAAGGGCGTGATCGTGCTGGATGGTGAGGGCCTGGATGAGGAAAAGGTCATGGAGGACTGCTTTGACGCCGGGGCCGAGGACTTTGACATGGGCGACGATGTGGTGGAGGTGACCACCAGCCCGGAGGATTTCTCGGCCGTGCGCCAGGCGCTGGAAGACAAGGGATACAGCTTTATTTCGGCCGATGTGGCCATGGTGCCCGCCACCTACACCGCCCTTGCCGGCGAGGACGACCAGAAGAACATGGCAAAGCTTTTGGACGCGCTGGAGGACGACGACGACGTGCAGAACGTGTGGCACAACCTGGAAAACGAAGAAGACCTGGACCGCTGA
- a CDS encoding GntR family transcriptional regulator → MEIIISSNTSKPIYEQITSQFKAMIMSGELGAGAPIPSMRSLAKTIHVSVITVQKAYEDLTRDGFIETTVGRGSFVAAQNKDFIQEEQQKRVEEHLVAAAELARTSGISLDKITELLKLFYEEGE, encoded by the coding sequence TTGGAAATTATCATCAGCAGCAATACCAGCAAGCCGATCTATGAACAGATCACCTCGCAGTTTAAGGCCATGATCATGAGCGGAGAGCTCGGGGCGGGCGCCCCCATTCCCTCCATGCGTTCTCTCGCTAAAACGATCCATGTAAGCGTCATAACCGTGCAAAAAGCTTACGAGGATCTCACGCGGGACGGCTTTATCGAAACCACCGTGGGCCGGGGCAGCTTTGTGGCCGCGCAAAATAAAGACTTTATCCAGGAAGAACAGCAAAAGCGCGTGGAGGAGCATTTGGTTGCAGCCGCAGAGCTTGCCCGCACAAGCGGCATTTCGCTGGATAAGATCACCGAACTGCTCAAACTGTTTTACGAGGAGGGCGAATAA
- a CDS encoding ABC transporter, protein MESALQVKDLCKAYKGTNFKLQNVSFTIPKGSIMGFVGKNGAGKSTTINTILNIIQKDSGEVTFFGQQMTDRSTSLRDRIGVVFDAVNFSGELTPQKLEKVLNDIYKNWDANLFFAYLERFGIPQNKKIKTFSRGMTMKLSISVALSHKAMLLILDEATAGLDPVVREEILDVFLEFVEHEENSILISSHISSDLEKISDYITFINNGKIILAEKKDTLIYEYGIARMKQSDFEKLGKSEFLASRKRGLQLEVLVQDKNAFAKKHPNILVDHATIDELLSLLTREER, encoded by the coding sequence ATGGAGTCCGCATTACAAGTCAAGGATCTGTGCAAAGCTTACAAAGGCACAAATTTCAAACTGCAAAACGTTTCCTTTACCATTCCAAAGGGTTCGATCATGGGGTTTGTGGGCAAAAACGGTGCCGGAAAAAGCACCACCATCAATACAATTTTAAATATTATCCAGAAAGACAGCGGCGAGGTAACTTTCTTCGGCCAGCAAATGACCGATCGCTCCACCTCCCTGCGGGACCGCATCGGGGTGGTGTTTGACGCTGTGAATTTTTCGGGGGAGCTGACTCCCCAAAAATTAGAAAAGGTGTTAAACGACATTTATAAAAACTGGGACGCCAATTTGTTTTTTGCCTATCTTGAACGGTTTGGCATTCCGCAAAACAAAAAAATTAAAACCTTTTCCCGCGGCATGACGATGAAACTCTCCATCAGCGTTGCGCTTTCCCACAAAGCCATGCTGCTGATTTTGGACGAAGCAACCGCAGGCCTTGACCCAGTTGTGCGGGAAGAAATCCTGGATGTGTTTTTGGAGTTTGTCGAACATGAGGAAAACTCCATCCTGATCTCCTCACACATCTCAAGCGACCTTGAAAAAATTTCCGATTATATCACCTTTATCAACAACGGCAAAATCATTCTGGCCGAAAAGAAGGATACCTTGATCTACGAGTACGGGATCGCCCGCATGAAGCAAAGCGATTTTGAAAAACTGGGCAAATCGGAATTTCTTGCATCCCGCAAACGGGGGCTGCAGCTTGAGGTGTTGGTGCAGGACAAAAACGCATTTGCAAAAAAGCACCCCAACATTTTGGTGGATCACGCAACCATCGACGAATTGTTGTCGCTGCTCACCAGGGAGGAACGCTGA
- the hydD gene encoding hydrolase, translating to MFYNAKNCSLKIDDTQMDYITFGKGDKTLVMIPGLGDALRTVKGSAAVFALMYKLFAKDYRVYVFSRKNKLKQGCSTRDMAADLANAMNRLGITNAFALGVSQGGMIAQYLAIDFPEMVEKLVLAVTLCKQNETSKRVISQWILLADQNDFKSLFADMAEKIYTPKRAKAQRPFNAILSALTKPKSLDNFILQASACIAHDSSALLDKIQCPVLITGGDEDKVLGGDSADEIAQRIKGSELKIYHGYGHSAYEEAKDFNRQVLKFLNA from the coding sequence ATGTTTTATAACGCAAAGAACTGCAGCTTGAAAATAGACGATACACAGATGGACTACATAACGTTTGGGAAAGGGGATAAAACCCTTGTCATGATCCCTGGATTGGGCGACGCCTTAAGGACGGTGAAAGGCTCAGCGGCTGTTTTTGCGCTTATGTACAAACTATTTGCAAAAGACTACAGGGTATATGTGTTCAGCCGCAAAAACAAGCTGAAACAAGGCTGCTCTACCCGGGACATGGCCGCTGATTTGGCAAATGCCATGAACCGGCTGGGAATCACAAACGCTTTTGCTCTGGGAGTTTCTCAGGGGGGGATGATCGCGCAGTATCTGGCGATCGATTTTCCTGAGATGGTGGAAAAACTTGTGCTTGCCGTAACGCTGTGCAAACAAAACGAAACTTCAAAAAGAGTGATCTCCCAGTGGATTTTGCTGGCGGATCAAAATGACTTTAAAAGCCTTTTTGCCGATATGGCCGAAAAAATATATACGCCAAAACGTGCAAAAGCACAGCGCCCTTTTAATGCGATCCTGTCTGCTTTGACAAAACCGAAAAGCCTGGACAATTTTATCCTGCAGGCGAGTGCCTGCATTGCACACGACAGCTCCGCGCTGCTGGATAAGATCCAGTGCCCGGTGCTGATCACAGGGGGCGATGAGGATAAAGTTTTGGGCGGAGATTCGGCGGACGAGATCGCACAGCGGATAAAGGGGAGCGAATTGAAAATTTACCATGGATATGGCCACAGCGCCTACGAAGAGGCCAAGGATTTTAACCGCCAGGTTTTGAAGTTTTTAAATGCATAG
- a CDS encoding membrane protein has protein sequence MKGLLRNNFYSMGANLQLAFGISFVLVFIPLVSGEESIVSMVLAMQSFMFIANSGTALNTDVTSKWSNFEITLPVTRGDIVKARYISFLILILCGVFMSAFTSFLTVFVFKKLSADALIFGLSFGVSLSLLTSSFMYPIMLKIGTEKNEIIVFACAGIATALFMVVLRLAAPFARQNSAISAKSLVGIIFALVSIGFFVISYFVSLGIYKRKEL, from the coding sequence ATGAAAGGTTTATTGAGGAATAATTTTTATTCCATGGGGGCAAACCTGCAGCTTGCTTTTGGGATATCGTTTGTTCTTGTATTTATCCCCCTTGTAAGCGGCGAAGAAAGCATTGTTTCCATGGTATTGGCCATGCAGTCGTTTATGTTTATTGCAAATAGCGGCACGGCATTGAATACAGACGTCACCTCAAAATGGAGCAACTTTGAAATAACCCTGCCTGTAACAAGGGGCGATATTGTAAAAGCCCGCTACATATCGTTTTTGATCCTGATTTTATGCGGTGTTTTTATGTCCGCCTTCACATCCTTCTTAACCGTTTTTGTTTTTAAAAAATTAAGCGCGGACGCTCTCATTTTTGGGCTTTCGTTCGGGGTTTCGTTATCGCTGCTTACTTCCTCTTTCATGTACCCCATTATGCTTAAAATCGGCACCGAAAAAAACGAGATCATCGTCTTTGCATGTGCAGGAATTGCCACCGCTTTGTTTATGGTCGTTTTGCGGCTTGCAGCGCCTTTTGCCCGCCAAAATTCTGCAATCAGTGCAAAATCACTGGTCGGGATCATTTTTGCCCTGGTTTCCATCGGTTTCTTTGTGATCTCCTATTTTGTTTCACTGGGGATCTACAAAAGGAAGGAATTGTAA